Below is a genomic region from Escherichia ruysiae.
CGTGAGTCAGAACTACAGGCTGCGAGTAACAGAACAAGCGATACACCCGCAACCTTTGCCAGGCGCGACTTTTGAACAGAGTAAGCCATCAAATCTCCCTAAACTTTACAGCAAACCGGCATACTTAAGCGCCGCTCTGACCGTCTCACGACCACTGTCGGTGATTGGTGTCATTGGCAGGCGCAGCGTATCGGTCGCCACAAGACCCAGTTCCTTACATGCCCATTTCACCGGGATTGGATTGGGTTCGACAAATAGTTTGTTGTGTAATGGCATCAGACGCTGGTTAATAACGCGTGCCTCGGCAAAATGCCCTTCTGCCGCCAGTTTGCACATCTGAGCCATATCACGCGCTGCGACGTTAGCAGTAACGGAAATAACGCCATGACCACCTAACTGCATGAAGTCCAGCGTGCTCGCATCATCGCCGCTCAGCAGAACAAAATCGTCTGAAACCAGCTCTTTGATCTGGTTAACACGCGTTAAGTTCCCTGTTGCCTCTTTGATTCCGATAATATTTTTTACTTTCGCCAGACGGCCCACCGTTTCTGGTAGCAGATCGCAGCCAGTACGGGACGGCACATTATACAGGATTTGCGGCAGGTCAGTATGTTCAGCGATGGCTTTGAAATGCTGATACAGACCTTCCTGCGACGGGCGGTTGTAATAAGGGGTCACCGTCAGGCAGCCAGCAATGCCACTGTCATTGAAACGCTGTGTCAGGCTAATGGCTTCCGCAGTAGCGTTAGCGCCGGTTCCGGCAATCACCGGAATACGCCCGTCAGCCAGCTCCAGGGTCATCATCACCACATCAACATGTTCGTCATGATTCAGGGTAGCGGACTCACCAGTGGTGCCAACAGAAACAATCGCCGAAGTACCGCTGGCGACATGATAATCAATCAGTTTTTTTAAGCTAGCCCGACAGACATTACCTTTTTCATCCATCGGAGTAACAATCGCGACAATACTTCCCGTGAACATGGGCCATCCTCTGTGCAAACAAGTGTCTCAATGGTACGTTTGGTATGGCATTAAAAGCAAGCAAACAGAACCGTTCTGATTGTTGTATGCATGTTTTTTTTATGCTTTCCTTAAGAGCTACTCTCCCCCTTGAAGGAATAACCGGTTTGACACTGTCATCGCAACATTATCTGGTGATCACTGCGCTGGGTGCCGATCGCCCAGGAATTGTGAACACTATCACCCGTCATGTCAGTAGTTGCGGCTGTAATATTGAAGACAGTCGCCTGGCGATGCTGGGAGAAGAGTTCACCTTTATCATGCTGCTTTCCGGTTCATGGAATGCAATCACCTTGATCGAATCAACGTTACCGTTGAAAGGTGCCGAACTGGATCTTTTAATCGTGATGAAGCGCACGACGGCTCGTCCGCGTCCGCCGATGCCAGCATCTGTCTGGGTTCAGATCGATGTGGCAGATTCACCGCATTTAATTGAACGCTTTACCGCACTTTTTGACGCGCACCATATGAACATTGCGGAGCTAGTGTCTCGCACGCAACCTGCTGAAAATGAACGAGCTGCGCAACTGCATATTCAGATAACCGCCCACAGCCCGGCGTCTGCGGATTCAGCAAATATTGAACAAGCTTTCAAAGCACTATGTACAGAACTCAATGCGCAAGGCAGTATTAGCGTCGTCAATTATTCCCAACATGATGAACAGGATGGAGTTAAGTAATGAATCCACTGAAAGCCGGTGACATCGCACCGAAATTTAGCTTGCCGGATCAAGACGGAGAACAAGTTAATTTGACCGACTTCCAGGGACAGCGTGTTCTGGTTTATTTCTACCCGAAAGCCATGACCCCCGGCTGTACCGTACAAGCTTGTGGCTTACGCGATAACATGGATGAGTTGAAAAAAGCCGGTGTTGATGTACTGGGTATTAGCACCGATAAACCCGAAAAACTCTTCCGTTTTGCGGAAAAAGAGCTGCTCAACTTTACGCTTCTGTCTGATGAAGACCACCAGGTGTGCGAACAATTCGGCGTCTGGGGAGAGAAGTCCTTCATGGGCAAAACCTACGATGGTATTCACCGCATCAGCTTCTTGCTCGATGCTGACGGCAAAATCGAACATGTCTTTGACGATTTCAAAACCAGCAATCACCACGACGTAGTGATTAACTGGCTGAAAGAACACGCCTGATTACTTTGCTCCATTCCGTGCTGGCTGCGCTTGCGGCCAGCACTCCTCACCTCCGGCGATATAGCGGAATGAAGGTTAATCTTGCGCAATTTGACCATCGGGCCAGGCATGGATTACCGCTTTAATTAGCGTCGCCAGAGGAATGGCAAAGAACACCCCCCAGAATCCCCACAAACCACCGAAGATCACCACCGATAAAATAATCACCAGCGGATGCAGGTTAACCGCTTCGGAGAACAACACCGGTACTAACAGGTTGCCATCCAGCGCCTGAATAATCAGATATACCGCGAAGCAGCTCCAGAATTCAGTGCCAGCGCCAAACTGGAATAGCGCCACGCCGACCACCGGAATGGTCACCACAAATGCGCCAATGTACGGAATAAGCACAGAGAAACCGACCAGCACCGCCAGCAGCAGTGAATAGTTCAACCCGAAAAGCAAGAACCCCAGCCAGGTGGCTATCCCCACCACAATCATCTCCAGTACCTTGCCACGGATGTAGTTGGTGATTTGCTGGTTCATCTCCTTCCAGACCTGACCTGCCAGCCCACGGTTACGCGGAAGCACCCGGCGGACGGCATTCAACATTTGCTCTTTATCTTTCAGAAGGAAAAAGACCATCAGCGGCACCAGAACAAGATAGACGGCAATGGTCAGCAGGCCCACCAGCGAGGCGAGAGAGATTTTCACCACCGAATCGCCCATGGTGAGCATCCGGCTGCGCATATTGTCGGCCATCGCATCAATAATGCCCGCATCCATTAACGCCGGATAACGGCGCGGCAACGTGGCGGCAAAATCAGATAGCTTATTGAGCATCCCCGGCATATCGCGGATTAAATAGATGCCCTGCTGCCAGGCGATAGGCAGTACCACGAATGCCATCAGCAGCAAAATTCCAACGAAAACCACCAATACAATCGACGTCGCCCAACGGCGGGAACAGCCAATAGATTGCAGGCGCACGGTTGGCCATTCAAGCAAATAGGCCAGCACAATAGCCACCAGCAACGGTGCGAGTAGGCCACTAAAGAAAAAGATAATGCCAAATCCGGCAACTAAAATAACCAGCAAGGCAATCGCTTCCGGGTCGCTAAAACGGCGGCGATACCATTGCATCAACATTTCGAGCATAAAGACCTTCCCTGAACCTCAAGAGCGGGATTGCGATCCGCAATTGTATCGAAATGTCACAAAAAAGACTTCGCTTTTTATGACGGATTCAGGAAACTGAAAAGTCATTTGAGTGGGTTAATCTTCGCCGTTACACTCAAAGGCGGCGCGGTGGGAACGATATTTTACAGTATCGGTCAAATGACTATCTCCAGAAATACAGGACAGAGGTTATGTTCAGGCAGTTGAAAAAAAACCTGGTTGCAACCCTCATTGCTGCTATGACCATCGGTCAGGTAGCCCCGGCGTTTGCCGATAGCGCAGACACCTTGCCGGATATGGGAACCTCCGCAGGAAGCACGCTTTCCATTGGTCAGGAAATGCAGATGGGCGACTATTATGTCCGCCAGCTACGCGGCAGCGCACCGTTAATTAATGACCCGCTATTAACGCAATATATTAATTCGCTGGGGATGCGCCTGGTTTCACATGCCAACTCAGTTAAGACGCCGTTCCATTTCTTTCTGATCAATAACGACGAAATCAACGCCTTTGCTTTCTTTGGCGGCAACGTGGTACTGCACTCTGCCCTGTTCCGTTATTCCGATAACGAAAGTCAACTGGCTTCAGTTATGGCACACGAAATCTCCCACGTCACCCAACGTCACCTGGCGCGAGCGATGGAAGATCAGCAGCGCAGCGCGCCACTGACCTGGGTCGGGGCGTTAGGTTCTATTTTACTGGCAATGGCCAGCCCGCAGGCGGGGATGGCGGCGCTGACCGGTACACTGGCGGGAACGCGCCAGGGGATGATCAGCTTCACCCAGCAAAATGAACAGGAAGCGGATCGCATTGGTATTCAAGTGCTGCAACGCTCGGGGTTCGATCCGCAGGCGATGCCGACCTTCCTCGAAAAACTGCTCGATCAGGCGCGTTACTCTTCGCGTCCGCCGGAAATTTTGCTGACTCACCCGCTGCCGGAAAGCCGTCTGGCTGATGCCCGTAACCGTGCCAATCAGATGCGCCCAATGGTGGTGCAGTCGTCGGAAGATTTCTATCTGGCGAAAGCGCGCACACTGGGGATGTACAATTCCGGACGTAATCAGCTCACCAGTGATTTGCTGGATGAATGGGCAAAAGGTAACGTTCGTCAGCAACGGGCAGCGCAATATGGTCGCGCTTTGCAGGCGATGGAAACCAATAAATACGACGAGGCACGGAAAACGCTGCAACCGTTACTGGCGGCAGAACCCGGCAACGCGTGGTATCTCGATCTGGCTACCGATATCGATCTTGGGCAAAACAAAGCCAATGACGCGATCAATCGCCTGAAAAATGCCCGTGATTTGCGCACCAATCCTGTGTTGCAGCTCAACCTGGCGAACGCTTATCTGCAAGGGGGGCAACCACAGGAAGCCGCCAATATTCTGAACCGCTACACCTTTAACAATAAAGATGACAGCAATGGCTGGGATTTACTGGCACAGGCGGAGGCCGCGCTAAATAATCGCGATCAGGAACTGGCAGCGCGAGCAGAAGGTTATGCGCTCGCCGGGCGACTCGATCAGGCAATTTCCTTGTTGAGTAGCGCCAGTTCGCAGGTGAAATTAGGCAGCCTGCAACAAGCGCGTTACGATGCGCGCATCGACCAGTTGCGCCAGTTACAGGAACGCTTTAAGCCTTATACCAAGATGTAATTTGCATTAAAGGAAGAACAATGACCAAACAGGTAAAAATCTACCATAACCCACGCTGTTCAAAGAGCCGGGAAACGCTGACCCTGCTGAAAGAAAACGGCGTGGAGCCAGAAGTGGTGCTCTATCTTGAGACTCCCGCCGATGCGGCAACGCTGCGCGATTTGCTGAAAATGCTGGGGATGAATAGCGCCCGTGAATTGATGCGCCAGAAAGAAGATCTTTATAAAGAGCTGAACCTGGCTGACAGTTCGCTTAGCGAAGAGGCGCTGATTCAGGCGATGGTGGATAATCCGAAGCTGATGGAGCGCCCGATTGTGGTCGCCAATGGCAAAGCGCGGATTGGACGTCCACCGGAGCAAGTGCTGGAAATCGTGGATTAAGATGTGCCCCATCGCTAGTTAAGGCACATTGCCGGATGCGACGCTTGCCGCGTCTTGTCCGGCCCAGGAATACTATGGATTAACTTCGCGTAGGTCGGATAAGGCGCTCGCGCCGCATCCGACAATAAACACCTTATCTACAACTTCAGAATTTCTTTCACAAACGGAATGGTCAGCTTACGCTGTGCGGTAATCGACGCATGATCCAGCTGATCCAGCGTCATAAATAGCGTGCGCATCTCTCTGTCGAGCCGCTTCAGCAAGAAGCGTCCCACATCTTCCGGTAGTTCAAAACCACGCAAACGCGCGCGTAACTGTAGCGCCTGCAACTTATCTTCATCAGAAAGTGGCTGCAATTTGTAGATCTGCCCCCAGTCAAGACGCGACGCGAGATCCGGTAATCCCAGATTCAACTGACGCGGTGGGCGATCGCCGGTGATCAACAACCGTGTTTTGCCCGACTCCAGAATCCGATTGTAGAGATCGAAAATCGCCATCTCCCACAACTCATCGCCGGCAATACACTCGATATTGTCGATGCAAACCAGCGACAAATGCTCCATACCGTCGAGCACTTCAGGTACAAACCAGGTGCGTTTATCCAGCGGGACATAGCCCACCGCATCACCACGCTGCGACAATTCCGCGCAAGCCGCGTGCAGCAGATGGCTGCGCCCCGCGCCTTCGCGTGCCCAGAGATAGATGTAACCGCTATGTTCCTGACGCAGCACGTTTTGCAGCGCGGCCAGTAGAGAGGAGTTATCCCCCGGCCAGAAACTTGCAAAGGTTTCGTCGTCAGGAAGATAAAGTGGCAAAGAGAGCTGTGCCGGTGTGTTCAGAGATACCTCAACCAGGATTTCACAAAATCGCGAGAAGTTTACCACAGAATCCCATGATGTTTGAACCGGGCAGCAGCACTGCCCGGTCGGTACATTATTTGTCTGTTATATCTGCGTCTTCTGCGTCCAGCACCACTTCTTCAGGGCGCAGCACGCTAATCAGTTTGAAGATCAGGCTTAAGCCGATACCGACGATAGTCGCCAGCGCCATGCCTTTCAGCTCCGCCGCGCCGATGTTTACCTTGGCACCACTGACGCCGATGATCAAAATCACGGAAGTCAGGATCAGGTTCTGTGCTTTGTTGTAATCCACTTTCGATTCGATCAAAACACGAATACCGGAAGCACCGATGACACCATAAAGCAGCAGCGAAACGCCGCCCATCACCGGCAATGGAATCATCTGGATAGCAGCCGCCAGTTTACCGACGCAGGAAAGCAGGATAGCAAAAATCGCCGCCCCGCCGATAACCCAGGTACTGTAAACACGGGTGATCGCCATCACGCCAATGTTTTCCCCGTAGGTGGTGTTTGGCGTGGAGCCAAAGAAGCCGGAGATCACAGTCGACAGGCCGTTAGCGAACATCGAACGGTGCAGACCCGGATCGCGCAGCAGATCTTTTTTGACGATATTAGCCGTTACTACCAGGTGACCTACGTGTTCGGCAATAACCACTAATGCCGCTGGCAGAATAGTCAGAATAGCGAACCACTCGAAGCGCGGCGTATAGAGGGTTGGCAGCGCAAACCAGTGAGCATTAATAATCGGCGTGGTATCGACAATTCCCATGGCGAAGGAGAGCGCGTAACCCACCAGCACGCCAATTAAAATCGGGATAATTGCCAGGAAACCACGGAACAGCACGGAACCTAAAACCGTGACCGCCAGGGTGGTAATAGAGATGATGATGGTTTTGGAGTCTGGCGTTTGCCCTTCAGCCGGGAGTAAACCCGCCATACCGGCAGCTACGCCCGCCAGCTCCAGACCGATAACGGCAACGATTGCGCCCATTGCCGCAGGTGGAAACAGCACGTCCAGCCAGCCGGTTCCCGCTTTCTTCACGATGAAAGAGACCAGGCAGAACAGCACGCCGCACATAATAAAGCCGCCCAGCGCGACTTCATATCCCAATGGCAACAGTAACAATACCGGTGAAATAAAGGCAAAGCTGGAACCAAGATAAGCCGGGATTTTCCCTTTACAGATAAAGAGATACAGCAGCGTCCCGATACCGTTAAATAACAGTACAGTCGCCGGGTTAATATGAAATAAGACGGGCACCAGGACGGTTGCACCAAACATGGCGAACAAATGTTGCAAACTAAGCGGGATTGTCTGTAAAAGTGGCGGTCTTTCACTCACCCCGATAGCACGGCGCGTCATAGTATATTCCTCTGTATTATGTGTTATAGGCGCTTTACTCAAAAAAAAGCCGACTCTTAAAGTCGGCTTTAATTATTTTTATTCTTTATTTTGTACCAAAGATTTTGTCACCGGCATCGCCAAGACCCGGAATAATGTATCCGTGCTCGTTCAATCCCTGGTCAATCGATGCAGTATATAGCTCGACGTCCGGGTGCGCTTTTTCCAGCGCAGCGATACCTTCTGGTGCAGCGACCAGCACCAGAACTTTGATGCTGCTGCAGCCCGCTTTTTTCAACAGGTCGATAGTCGCGATAACGGAACCACCGGTTGCCAGCATTGGGTCAACGATCAGCGCCATACGCTCATCGATGTTAGAAACCAGTTTCTGGAAGTACGGTACTGGTTCCAGCGTTTCTTCATTACGGTACATACCGACTACGCTGATGCGCGCGCTCGGAACGTTTTCCAGCACGCCATCCATCATCCCCAGACCAGCGCGCAGAATCGGCACCACGGTAATTTTCTTACCTTTAATCTGGTCGATTTCCACCGGGCCGTTCCAGCCTTCGATGGTTACTTTTTCAGTTTCGAGGTCAGCGGTCGCTTCGTAAGTCAGCAGGCTACCCACTTCGGAAGCGAGTTCGCGAAAGCGCTTGGTGCTGATATCTTGCTCACGCATCAGTCCCAGCTTGTGTTTGACGAGTGGGTGTTTGACTTCCACGATCTTCATACTCTTTCTCCTTTGAGGGCAGCCACAAAAAAAATCGACGGATTATACCGCCTTTCTTCAAGGCGGCAATATTATTTTCGTTGACTTCAGTCAAGATCATAAAGATTTTAGATAAAGTTATTTTATAATCAAATAGTTAATAGTGGTAATTATCCTGGCAAAAAATCATTCATCCTCTCTATGTACACATTTTTTTGTCACTCTCTCGGTAAAAAGAGGTTAAAAAAGGTTATGTAAAGCAGTCTCGCAAACGTTTGCTTTCCCTGTTAGAATTGCGCCGAATTTTATTTTTCTACCGCAAGTAACGCGTGGGGACCCAAGCAGTGACCGATAAAACCTCTCTTAGCTACAAAGATGCCGGTGTTGATATAGACGCAGGTAATGCTCTGGTTGGAAGAATCAAAGGCGTAGTGAAGAAAACGCGTCGCCCGGAAGTGATGGGCGGTCTGGGCGGCTTCGGTGCGCTGTGTGCGTTGCCGCAAAAATATCGTGAACCCGTGCTGGTTTCCGGCACTGACGGTGTAGGCACCAAGCTGCGCCTGGCAATGGACTTAAAACGTCACGACACCATTGGTATCGATCTGGTCGCCATGTGCGTTAATGACCTGGTGGTGCAAGGCGCTGAGCCGCTGTTTTTCCTCGACTATTACGCAACCGGAAAATTAGATGTCGATACTGCTTCATCAGTGATCAGCGGCATCGCCGAAGGTTGTCTGCAATCCGGGTGTTCGCTGGTAGGTGGCGAAACGGCGGAAATGCCGGGGATGTATCACGGTGAAGATTATGACGTTGCGGGTTTCTGCGTTGGCGTGGTAGAAAAATCAGAAATCATCGACGGTTCTAAAGTCAGCGACGGTGATGTGCTGATTGCGCTTGGCTCCAGCGGCCCGCATTCGAACGGCTATTCGCTGGTGCGCAAAATTCTCGAAGTCAGCGGTTGTGATCCACAAACTACCGAACTTGATGGTAAGCCATTAGCCGATCATCTGTTGGCACCGACCCGCATTTACGTGAAGTCAGTGCTGGAGTTGATCGAAAAGGTCGACGTGCACGCTATTGCGCACCTGACCGGTGGCGGCTTCTGGGAAAATATTCCGCGCGTATTGCCGGAAAACACTCAGGCAGTCATTGATGAATCCTCCTGGCAGTGGCCGGAAGTGTTCAACTGGCTGCAAACGGCGGGTAATGTCGAGCGCCATGAAATGTATCGCACCTTCAACTGCGGCGTCGGGATGATTATCGCCCTGCCTGCTCCGGAAGTGGACAAAGCTCTCACTCTGCTTAATGCCAACGGTGAAAACGCGTGGAAAATCGGTATCATCAAAGCCTCTGATTCCGAACAACGCGTGGTTATCGAATAATGAATATTGTGGTGCTTATTTCCGGCAACGGAAGTAACTTGCAGGCAATTATAGACGCCTGCAAAACCAACAAAATTAAAGGCACCCTACGGGCAGTTTTCAGTAATAAGGCCGACGCGTTCGGCCTTGAACGCGCCCGCAAAGCCGGTATTGCAACGCATACGCTCATCGCCAGCGCGTTTGACAGTCGTGAAGCCTATGACCGGGAGTTGATTCACGAGATCGATATGTACGCTCCCGACGTGGTTGTACTGGCCGGTTTTATGCGCATTCTCAGCCCGGCGTTTGTCTCCCACTATGCTGGTCGTTTGCTGAACATTCACCCTTCCCTGCTGCCAAAATATCCCGGTTTGCACACCCATCGTCAGGCGCTGGAAAATGGCGACGAGGAACACGGTACATCGGTGCATTTCGTTACCGATGAACTGGACGGTGGGCCGGTTATTTTACAGGCAAAAGTCCCTGTATTTGCCGGTGATACAGAAGATGAAATCACCGCCCGCGTACAAACCCAGGAGCACGCTATTTATCCGCTGGTGATTAGCTGGTTTGCCGATGGTCGTCTGAAGATGCACGAAAACGCCGCGTGGCTGGATGGTCAGCGTCTGCCGCCGCAGGGCTACGCTGCCGACGAGTAACGCCGCCGTAGTTAAAGCGCCAGCCCTGCGTTGGCGTTTTTCAATTCACCTGTAAATCGCAGGCTCCAGCAGTTTTTTTCTCCCTTTTCTGGCATAGTTGGACATCTGCCAATATTGCTCGCCATAATATCCAGGCAGTGTCCCGTGAATAAAACGGAGTAAAAGTGGTAATGGGTCAGGAAAAGCTATACATCGAAAAAGAGCTCAGTTGGTTATCGTTCAATGAACGCGTGCTTCAGGAAGCGGCGGACAAATCTAACCCGCTGATTGAAAGGATGCGTTTCCTGGGGATCTATTCCAATAACCTTGATGAGTTCTATAAAGTCCGCTTCGCTGAACTGAAGCGACGCATCATTATTAGCGAAGAACAAGGTTCTAATTCTCATTCCCGCCATTTGCTGGGCAAAATTCAATCCCGCGTGCTGAAAGCCGATCAGGAATTCGACGGCCTCTACAACGAACTGTTGCTGGAGATGGCGCGCAACCAGATTTTCCTGATTAATGAACGCCAGCTCTCTGTCAATCAACAAAACTGGCTGCGTCATTATTTTAAGCAGTATCTGCGTCAGCACATTACGCCGATTCTAATCAACCCTGACACTGACTTAGTGCAGTTCCTGAAAGATGACTACACCTATCTGGCGGTAGAAATTATCCGTGGCGACACTATTCGTTACGCGCTGCTGGAGATCCCCTCAGATAAAGTGCCGCGCTTTGTGAATTTGCCACCGGAAGCACCGCGCAGACGCAAGCCTATGATTCTTCTGGATAACATTCTGCGTTACTGCCTTGATGATATTTTCAAAGGCTTCTTTGATTATGACGCGCTGAATGCCTATTCAATGAAGATGACCCGCGATGCTGAATACGATTTAGTGCACGAGATGGAAGCCAGCCTGATGGAGCTGATGTCTTCCAGTCTGAAGCAGCGTTTAACCGCAGAACCGGTGCGTTTTGTTTATCAGCGCGATATGCCCAGTGCTCTGGTTGAGGTGTTGCGCGAAAAACTGACGATTTCCCGCTACGACTCCATCGTACCCGGTGGTCGTTATCATAATTTTAAAGACTTTATTAATTTCCCCAATGTCGGCAAAGCGAATCTGGTGAATAAGCCACTGCCACGTTTACGCCACATTTGGTTTGATAAAGCCCAGTTCCGTAACGGTTTTGATGCCATTCGCGAACACGATGTGCTGCTCTATTATCCTTATCACACTTTTGAACATGTGCTGGAACTGCTACGCCAGGCCTCGTTCGACCCAAGCGTACTGGCGATTAAAATTAACATTTACCGCGTAGCGAAAGATTCGCGCATCATCGACTCGATGATCCACGCCGCTCACAACGGTAAGAAAGTCACCGTGGTGGTTGAGTTACAGGCGCGTTTCGATGAAGAAGCCAACATTCACTGGGCAAAACGGCTGACTGAAGCGGGCGTACACGTGATTTTCTCTGCGCCGGGGCTGAAAATTCACGCCAAACTGTTCCTGATTTCACGTAAAGAAAACGGCGAAGTCGTGCGTTACGCGCATATCGGAACCGGGAACTTTAATGAAAAAACCGCGCGTCTTTATACCGACTACTCACTGCTGACCGCCGATGCGCGCATCACCAACGAAGTACGGCGGGTGTTCAACTTTATTGAAAATCCATACCGTCCGGTGACTTTCGATTATTTAATGGTGTCGCCGCAAAACTCCCGTCGTTTGCTGTATGAAATGGTGGACCGTGAGATAGCCAACGCTCAACAAGGGCTGCCTTGCGGTATTACCCTGAAACTGAATAACCTGGTCGATAAAGGTCTGGTCGATCGACTGTATGCGGCCTCCAGTTCCGGCGTGCCGGTGAATCTACTGGTACGCGGAATGTGTTCGCTGATCCCCAATCTGGAAGGTATTAGCGACAATATTCGTGCTATTAGTATTGTCGATCGTTACCTTGAACATGATCGGGTTTATATTTTTGAAAACGGCGGCGATAAAAAAGTTTACCTTTCTTCCGCCGACTGGATGACACGCAATATTGATTATCGTATTGAAGTGGCTACACCGCTACTCGATCCCCGACTGAAGCAGCGGGTGCTGGACATCATCGAAATTCTGTTCAGCGACACGGTCAAAGCGCGTTATATCGATAAAGAACTCAGTAATCGCTACGTCCCCCGTGGTAACCGCCGCAAAGTACGGGCGCAATTGGCGATCTACGACTACATCAAATCACTCGAACAATCTGAATAACCCTATGCCAATACACGACAAATCCCCTCGCCCACAGGAGTTTGCTGCGGTCGATCTTGGTTCAAACAGTTTCCACATGGTCATTGCCCGTGTGGTTGATGGCGCAATGCAGATTATTGGTCGCCTGAAAC
It encodes:
- the ppk1 gene encoding polyphosphate kinase 1, with amino-acid sequence MGQEKLYIEKELSWLSFNERVLQEAADKSNPLIERMRFLGIYSNNLDEFYKVRFAELKRRIIISEEQGSNSHSRHLLGKIQSRVLKADQEFDGLYNELLLEMARNQIFLINERQLSVNQQNWLRHYFKQYLRQHITPILINPDTDLVQFLKDDYTYLAVEIIRGDTIRYALLEIPSDKVPRFVNLPPEAPRRRKPMILLDNILRYCLDDIFKGFFDYDALNAYSMKMTRDAEYDLVHEMEASLMELMSSSLKQRLTAEPVRFVYQRDMPSALVEVLREKLTISRYDSIVPGGRYHNFKDFINFPNVGKANLVNKPLPRLRHIWFDKAQFRNGFDAIREHDVLLYYPYHTFEHVLELLRQASFDPSVLAIKINIYRVAKDSRIIDSMIHAAHNGKKVTVVVELQARFDEEANIHWAKRLTEAGVHVIFSAPGLKIHAKLFLISRKENGEVVRYAHIGTGNFNEKTARLYTDYSLLTADARITNEVRRVFNFIENPYRPVTFDYLMVSPQNSRRLLYEMVDREIANAQQGLPCGITLKLNNLVDKGLVDRLYAASSSGVPVNLLVRGMCSLIPNLEGISDNIRAISIVDRYLEHDRVYIFENGGDKKVYLSSADWMTRNIDYRIEVATPLLDPRLKQRVLDIIEILFSDTVKARYIDKELSNRYVPRGNRRKVRAQLAIYDYIKSLEQSE
- the purN gene encoding phosphoribosylglycinamide formyltransferase — translated: MNIVVLISGNGSNLQAIIDACKTNKIKGTLRAVFSNKADAFGLERARKAGIATHTLIASAFDSREAYDRELIHEIDMYAPDVVVLAGFMRILSPAFVSHYAGRLLNIHPSLLPKYPGLHTHRQALENGDEEHGTSVHFVTDELDGGPVILQAKVPVFAGDTEDEITARVQTQEHAIYPLVISWFADGRLKMHENAAWLDGQRLPPQGYAADE
- the purM gene encoding phosphoribosylformylglycinamidine cyclo-ligase yields the protein MTDKTSLSYKDAGVDIDAGNALVGRIKGVVKKTRRPEVMGGLGGFGALCALPQKYREPVLVSGTDGVGTKLRLAMDLKRHDTIGIDLVAMCVNDLVVQGAEPLFFLDYYATGKLDVDTASSVISGIAEGCLQSGCSLVGGETAEMPGMYHGEDYDVAGFCVGVVEKSEIIDGSKVSDGDVLIALGSSGPHSNGYSLVRKILEVSGCDPQTTELDGKPLADHLLAPTRIYVKSVLELIEKVDVHAIAHLTGGGFWENIPRVLPENTQAVIDESSWQWPEVFNWLQTAGNVERHEMYRTFNCGVGMIIALPAPEVDKALTLLNANGENAWKIGIIKASDSEQRVVIE